gacaggactcTTAGGAGAGCCAGTAAGAGTCCTGACTACCCCACCCATTTGTTTTTCTGTAAACACAATAATACAGGTGAAACGGTCAATCCCAGCATTTTTATATTGTCTGCTGACCGTTGCCACTATTTCTTAAGTCGAATTATGAAGCAACTATTGGATCTGCAGTGATAAGTGGACGTTATCTGAGATATTGCATTTGCTCTTCATTGTCATCTAAAAACCTCTGTTTTTCTTATATGTAGTTCCCGAGCACATTCTCCGACCATAGCCGTGGGAAGTGATGACAGCAGCCCTAATATAATGGGAAAAGTTCAGATCTATGAGTACAACGAGAACACAAGGTACATCTCATGTAGAATCAAAGCTACATACACACAGTCGTGAAAAACGGCCATCACACAACTCTTTTGGGGTTAGTCAcacagccgttttttttttttacggcccaTGAATAATGTCCATAAACCTATTTTGTCTGTTTTCACGGACACAAATGAAGGGGAGTGTTTTTAACGTCCGTTTCTCAAAAGGaatgagtgaaaaaaaaaagggattgttTTGCGTTATTTTAacggcgtgttttttttttttcttcatgtgaATGTAGTCTAAACAGCAGCGTAGCGCACTTAGTCTGAAGGTATAATGCTTTCTAAATCTATAGTATGGCTTCAAATCTTTCCCTTCTCAAACATTCACGCACAGAGACTAAAAACTCATGCAGTGATACTAAGCAACTGGTAACGTGCAGATGGCTAAAATcaattagaattttttctttaaaGGCAAATTTCCCATCTGCCgagaaagggcatctgtcagcagatttgtacctatgaacctgACTGACCTGTTGaacgtgtgcttggcagctgaagacatctgtgttggtcccatgttcatatgtgcccacattgctaagaaaaattagattttaatatatggaaatggACGTCTAGGAGCAGTGAGGGCGTTGCCTTTAccactagaggctctgctctcaatGCAACTGCGGCCCTCTGACTCGCATGCAGATGTCTTTTACTGTTCATATATTGGTATAGTCTGTATCAATGGCATTAACAGGATAGCCATGAGAAGTCTTGTATCTGTTGGGTGTAAAGCTGCCCCTTTAAATAAACATGAACACTCGGCTCAGCCATGTATTAAAAGTAGCTCGGTACCTGTGTAGTCCGCTTTATGAAGATTCCTAAACGTGCATTAAAGATAGAAAGTTGCGTTCTGGTAAAGTCATATCGTGCATCTCCGCTGGGGTCGTTATCTGTGGGGTCTTCAGTCATTCTGAATTTAATCATTGTTCTAATTGCAGGAAATATGTAAAAGCGGAAACCTTTATGACAGTCACAGACCCTGTTCACGACATTGCTTTTGCTCCAAACCTGGGCAGATCTTTCCACATCTTGGCTGTAGCAAGTAAAGATGTACGAATCTTTACAATGAAGCCTCTGAGGTGAGTTTTTGTTCTCGTATACTATAATACCTTTACATGGGCCGacacagcaggcaattatcgggaacggtTTGTTCcctataattgcctgctcatcaggaggtgagagctccatttacatgcagcaaccaCCTCTGCTATATGAAGACAAGGAACTGCCCCTGTGACCTGATGTCCCCATAGAGAGACGACATTTCTGGGTAGTAGATGGCTTTTTAGATTGCATAATTTGCTGTCCATAAACTGTGATTTAGCTGATAGGATCAGCGACGCTTTCACCCAAAGAACAAGCATttactcgttcatcaggtgatcggccGTATCTTTACACAGGGTATTTATTGGGAATGAGCGTTCATAGGACCAACCATGTGAAGGGGCCTTAAGTGCTGTATCTTTGCCTATTGTATAGGATGTGTTGACCTGTGTACATTTAAGGTTCCCATACACCTTCAGTCGCTGTCAGCTGGTTGGTTGACATGTATTCTTTCCAACTCCCCCATATACACACGTTCACCTTGAATTTGTGATTAGGTGTTAGCATCAGGAACAAATAAAGGGCTTCTTGTGACGACAGTCCCATTttcaccccttagtgaccaccgccTTTTAACGGCATTCAGTAAGGGACCTTAGGCTGGGCTAGCACCTTTTTATGGCGGCCCACTGTAAGCTCTGCATGGGTCTCCCATGCAGGGGAGAGCAGGAGCTTGGCCATCTCCCACTCTAACGGCCTGGATCGGCAAAAGCACCAATCCGGGCCATTTAACAGCGTTGGCAATAGCGTCTTATCCGGGCTAGCTTGCAAATGAAATTGCTGGGTGCCAATGTCAGTGCACACAGGCTTGGGGTCTTCTGACAGCCTCAGGCCTGTCTTAAATTTATCCCAGGAGGCTGCATCTCACTGACGCAGCCTGCTGGTGGATGTTAGTATAGCGCTGACCgtaaaatacattgcactataTTACCGTAATAgcacaatgtaaaaaataaataaaatcaaagtaaagtaaaaatgctaaaataaaatcGTCACATCCATAACAACTGCACAATTATCATGTAACTTATGATGAAAAATGCCAAAATTTATACGTTTTGCTTATTCAGTCCACAAGTGTTATATATTCCAAAATGATgctaatgaaaactacaagtcgtccTGCCAAAATCAAGCTCTCATACAGCTCAAAAGAAGAAGTAAAAAAGCTTATGGTTCTTGAGATCCAGCAatgcaaaaaacactttttataaaggtttttattgtgcaaaagtagtaaaatgtaaaaaaacaaaaagtgtgTATCTGGCATCCCCCCCAGAGTTTATAAAAGTTGATCAACAAGTTGTGTACCTCAAAATAACCCCATTAAAAGCAACTTGTCCTGGGGTGGAGCCTGACCGCGCTCTATGGCAGACTTGTCAGTGAGACACTCCTGCTGCCAAACGCCTACAGAAGCTAAAAAGCGACCCCCAAGGCAATTATGGTTGAGAGAGAAGCAGAGGGAAAGCCAAGGGACAAACAGACCACCTCAGTCCCAGCAAGATATGGAGAATTTCTTCAAGAAGCACCCATCGGGTGCACAGGCCCGCCTGCCCAAGATGGCGCCAACCGACTCTGCTGCTGGATCCGGGGTACGGAAGAGTCGGAGGTAGAGACCACACTGGACTTGTCAGAGGCAGAGTGGAAAACTTCTAAAACGTGCAGCAGGCCCTACTCACTTACAATATGGTGGCGGGAGACAAGCTAGCACTGCACCAAGCATATTTAAACCAAGCTTTTTTTTATCCCTAGTAGGGTTGTTgcgatttcaataccataaaaaagtattgagaTACTCAATACCATTTGATACTATGCGAAAAAATAGAACGccaaaaaagccatgtgcattccgcattttaaaaaatggcgaatcgcgcagtttaaattattatttttattttttctgttccagcGTTcactatattttaatagtttggacttttcggacgtggcgatatgtgatatgtttatttgtttatatattttatatataaatttgggaaagggggtgatttatacttaaaaaTTTGGTGTTTGTGGAGGCTGCCGGCAGACTTGGCACCAAGGGCCAGATACCATCCTCTGATCTCTGCCCTTGTGACGGCTAGGACAACTCTATACAGGCAAGTTTCTGCTCACCATTGATGCCAGCAAGCCTCATACCTTTAAGTGTACAACAAGATGTCTCAGAATTGACGAACCTCTGGTTACAACTACATAATGTCTCGGTTGGGAACTTGCTGGCAGGCAATACAATCCTCTACTTTGACTCTGAGGTCGAAGTTTTGTCTGGATGGCTGGATGTACTTACATAATGCACACTTTTCTAAGGTATGTTGGCTCTTCATGTCCAAATACACCCCTAGGGAACTAGATTGGTTTGAGACTTCTATTATACCTTCCCCAGACCCCAGGACATCTACTTTACTCCCTATACTAACGAATTGTGAATACGAGAGCTCCAGCTAAACCATCCTATCTGCTCTCATGTGAGAGGGACCTCAACACCTCCTTCACAGATCAGGAAACCAGATCTCATGTGTTCTCTAGATGTATTCGGACACAAGAAAATGTGTTTAAGCTACTTAGTACATGGTACAGATCCCCAGATATAGTGGCTAAAATGTTCCTTCTTCTGGAAGAGGCTGCTAGAGATGTGGAGAAACCCTGGGGTCCCTCTACCATATATGGTGGAAGTGCCCAGCCACCCAGACATATTGGAAAACAGTAGAAGCAAACATTTAATACTATTTGCTCTTCCCAAATTATACTTCCTCCACAAACAGTCCTCCTCCTTAATCTGCTGGACAAGATGTGCAAACTGTCTAGAACCTCACTCATGGCCTTACTAATTACAGCAACAAAGCTCTTAGTCCCACTACATTGGCTGGACCCGAATGCACCGTCCTTACAGGAGTGGTACACAAAGGTCCACCAAATTTTCCAATTGAAAGAACTTTCCAGCTGGGAGAGATGGTCACATCCCTTCTTTATGATCATGTGGGCTCCGTGGATCCGTTGGAAGACTTCTAAATGTTTACAAACTACCTTAATGCACTCCTGATAGGGCCATTGACACATGCTGTTGTGGCAGACCTAGGGTCAGTcacgtgatgatcgttgcctcTTGTTCAGAAGAATGACGTTGACGGAGGAAAATTACAGAAGTCGTAGTATAGTTCAAAACTCTGCCAGGAACTCAAAGTGGGAGTGTCCTGGGCCTTTTATTTATACACAATTCAAAAGGGTGTAATctctcaaagtaaaacatgattggtttacagatatttcaataatggcttttgattGGTACACAAATAGTACTTCCAATTGGTCAGTATTTTACAAGTTTTCCCTTTTCCAAGAATGTGTTAGGTTTTTAAAAGAAATGCATATTTGTTACTTGGCACGTACAAACCTTATCTTAACACACATGGTTAACTTCTATAGTTTTTAGCTTATGTCATTGGTATCTTCTTGTTTTTTCCAATTGTTCTATCATGGACACAGCGAAATGAAAACATCTATGAATattttatatccactttcagaaaagctggataatttccttaacaatGCCACTACACGGACTTCATTAGGGAGCCTGGTACATTGTATTCTACTGTGTAATTGGTTAACTTTGCACTTATTCATGTTATCAAACCTATTGATGCCTACAAGTGCCTATTTATCATCCTATGTCCCTCTACCCCACCTCCCCTCCTTTCCTCAGCCTGCCACCTTCCTTACTAGACAACGCCCTCTTCCCTGACATCCCTACCCCTAATTTATATACCTCTCGAGATCTTGCACTGTTACCTTTTGATGAGAAACCaactaaaagggaacctgtcatgtggatatttataatctaactaattatatacaatcattaactactaaaaagtaccttggatgtattcacttactggtgtgacagatggttgcctcaaaatatacacacaaagatgccacatgctaatgagctgatttgagtccagcgtttttttatttcagagctatagccactcccctgcccacctgctgctgattcatatggaaaaaaactgtcattcagcagcaggtaggcgggaagagtcaggagctcatgaatatttatgactcatcattatcagctggagcttttcaatacaagatcttggcagattgactgggtcaattaaagaaagtgacccagcattttgctaagagaatcagtcacgtATTTATGTTgcgtatttatgttgcccttagttagcacactataaaactggtgactggttccctttaaattgtgtTCTGTCAATCGTGTTTTTGCCTATAATTGAGCCGTATTGTGGCCTCATCCATATATGTGATTGTTCTATATTCTTTGATAAATAATCACTTGGTCATTAAGGCTTATAGCGGGCTGGTTAAAAAGAAGCTATTGCGATGATCAGCTAATTGCTGGTGATCCTGCTTTTCTAACCCCCGTCGTTTAGTTGTTATTGTTGGAGGAAGCTATAAACATATAGAGGAACTGTAGATGACGCACTGTCCATTCAGATGAATACTTATCCATGTGAGTGTGAATGTGTGGGAACCGCTATTGAAGATCGTCTCTCTGTTCTGACAAATGAGCCCCCATCTCTATGACTTCTATATGTCCTTAAATGGTAGAAGTCTGCCTGAAAGGACAGTCACAAGTCTGACAAACATGGAGCCTACATTAATACATGCCGATGTTCCTTATCTATTTTCTAGGAAGGAATTGACCTCTTCAGGGGGAGTCACAAAATTTGAAATTCACACAGTGGCGCAGTTTGATAATCACAACTCCCAAGTGTGGCGTGTAAGCTGGAACATAACTGGCACAGTCTTGGCATcttctggtgatgatggaagtgTTCGTCTGTGGAAAGGTGAATGGTCGTAATGGTCTGTGGAAAGGTGATGTTCTTAACTCCTTGGCCCATAGATATTTTGATGTGGAGGTTGTATCTGATGACTATATATCCTGTGTTTATGGGGATAAGCATCTGATCGATGTTGGCTACAACCACTGGAACCCCCACCAGTCATGAAATGGGGTCCAGTGTGCATGGAGTGGCAGGCCCAGCATGTGTACAGTGGCTACATTCATTTTTCTATGGAACCGTTAGAGCCATTAACTCAAAACATATCAGACTGCCTACCTGACATCAGTGCTAGGGGTATTAAATCTGCCCccaatattattatattttcatGGTTTAAATCCTAAGTCTTACTTGATGACTTGGTTGTACTTTCTTTGGTATTCTCTTTTAGCAAACTACATGGATAATTGGAAATGCACTGGTGTCCTCAAAGGAGATGGGAACCCTGTGACTTCCAACCAGCAAGGATTTTCTGGGTCCTCTGTTGGGTCCACTAATCAGAGTTTACCTAACTCGGTTAATGGGTCGTCTTCATCCAGGTAGGAAGTGCAGAAATACATCCTTTTATTGAGTGAAATTGTATTGTGTGTGTACAATATATATAATTGTATAGGGTGTGGTTAAACATGTATCTGTATTAACAGCGTGGATTTGATCACTTACCACAGAATGCAGTGGTCCCTacatgtacagtgccttgaaagtattcataccctttgaacttttacaaaacaaaaaattcatgttacacccacaaacttaaatgtattttattgggattcaccaacacaaagtagcaagtatgtgatAAGAAAATGATAAAAGGTTTTCAAATTTCTTTATAAAATTTGTAAAGCGtgttgtgcatttgtattcagccccctgtactctgatgcccctatataaaatccagtgtgaccaattgccttcagatgtcacctaattagtaaatatagTCCACCTGTGTTATGTATTCTCAgttataactacagctgttctgtgaaggcctgaGAGGTTTGTTAATGAACATTATTGATCAAACAGCATCCGGAAaaccagggaacacaccagacaggtcaaggataaagttgtggagaagtgtaaagcagggttatgATAGATATattatcccaagctctgaacgtcgtctcacggagcactgttcaatacAGTATCCGAAAATAGGAGTATGGCACAAATGCAAACCTAACAAGACATGGCCGTccccctaaactgacagcccagacaGGGAAAGcaataattagagaagcagccaagaaggCCCATAGTCACTCTGGTGGAGCTGCTGGAGAATCTGtctacaggacaactattagtcatgtactccacaaatctggccttttaTGGAAGAAtgtcaagaagaaagccatttttgaaagtaaGCCATAAGAAATCCTGTTTACAGTTTGCTACAAGCCATgtagggacacagcaaacatgtggaagaaggtgctcttgTTAgttgagaccaaagttgaactttttgaccTGAATGTAAAATGCTATGTGTGGTAGAAAACTAACACTGCtcatcaccctgaacacattaTCTCCACcataaaacatggtggtggcaacatcatgctgtggagatgcttttcttcagcagggacggGGAAGCTGGTTAGAGTTGATGgcaagatggatggagctaaatactgggcaatcctggaggaaaacctggtagatgctgcaaaagacttgagactggggcagaggttcaccttccagcaggacaatgaccttaaagaggacctttcacctaaaaacaaATTTTCAACTGAGAccatagcgttacttacatgcccccatgatttcttcatcgttaattcttttttcattctgtgcccccaTTTGTCCGCTATGCACCCCGGAATACTTCCCGCcgtttatgctaatgagccagcctcaaatgggctggctttaaaagttctccccggcgtgccttccatcttctccctggcacggagcgcatccagtcagcgcgctccgctcttagccagggagaagacgctccagttctcgcgagacttcagagaactggttctctgaagtctcgcgagaactggagtgtcttctccctggctaagaaatcatgggggcatgtaagtaacgctatggtcttagttaaaaaattttttttttaggtgaaaggtcctctttaaacatacagccagatctACAAtgaaatggtttagatcaaagcatattcatgtgttagaatggcccagtcaaagaccATACCTAAAactcattgagaatctgtggcaagtttgaaaattgctgttcagacGCTCTCCATTCAATCATACTGAGCttcagctattttgcaaagaagaattggCACAAATTTCAGCCTTTTAAATGtataaagctggtagagacataccctcaaagacttgcagctgtaattgcagcgaaaggtggtcccacaaagtattgactcagggggggctgaatacaaatgcacgccacactttccagattattatttattaaaattatGAAAATGTGTATTATCTTTTCACTTAACACATACTTTCTACTTTGtgttctatcacataaaatcccaataaaatacatataaatttgtgggtgtaacattaacatttttttaaagtttaaggaGTATGAATACTTTGTCAAGGCACTGAATCTCTAACTTGTCCCAGTACAAGCATGTTACTAATGGCTAAATACATAGGAATTTAAATTTGTTGCTTATGACAACCCATCACTTAGGATCATTTTAGTGGTTGGATTTGCTCTGCATGTTtcagtaaatacattttttataatttgtaaGACAATAGTTACTAAAACAAGTATATCACCCTACTACCATTCAGTAGACAAATCTTAGTCCTCACTGTACTGGAGCTGAACGCAACtatcttattaaaggggttgtctcgcttcagaaaatgcatttatcatgtagacaaagttattaTGGGAGTCCGCATAGGCACGCATGTGCATCGGCTCCCATCCTGGCCCCCTTGTATCTGCACTGCAGCAGTGActttgcttgcacactatagaaatggCGCCAACCTCTCTTAGGACCGCCACCCTGGGTGTGTGCATAGGCCGGCCTTTAGTGTGCAAGCTCGACCACcgctactggattgcagggtggttgtaataatggaaatgagcagtgtataatgtgatggaaaaatgaatcaaaccagcaaaggaagcaatatggacaatcccaatacattagtaagtgccttgtattaactttctctacatcataaatgccttttgctgaagtgagacaaccccattaatcaGTTTTGGCACATTTCTGCCAGAAAATCAAATTATGCCGGTTTACCATATAATTTATTGCAGTTTCTGGTGTAAACTATAGCAAATCTGTTGGGTCCCGGCTTTTGTCCACAGCTGTAGGTCTCAGTCACTGTCCGGAAAAGTGTTGAGAGTGATGGAAAACTGCCAAAAATCACAAACTTATTTGCACAAATGAGACTTGTAGCCAAATGTGCACTTTttatatgccagttttctgagTAAAGCCATATATAGTTCGCCAGTTCCCTGGGGCATAAGTACATTCAAGTTACTTATACATGAAATTtttaattgacttttttttttggataTGTGAAATATTTTCTATACATTTTCTGCACCCCGTTTAGTAGAATATAATTTCTGTGTCTGGGAAAGATGGATGACATACTCTCTGGCTGATCTGTGTGGTAATGCCGCTCTATAACCAGGCACATTGGCTACAGTGACAGCCCCATCTAGAATAGAAGCCTTATTGACCATTGCTCCGCTTTTCCTGAAACCGATGAAACTAATTCCTCATAGCAGAGGAAAAACTGCAGGAATTACACCCATAAAGCGGCTTCTGGGACTTTGTTGTTGATGACATATCCTtaggattggccatcaatatcagttACTGGCACCTCCAGTGATCAGCTATCTGAAGGGGCTGCAATTGCCCAGGCAAGCGCCACCTCCCCTTCATTGGGGGACAGCACTGTACGTTTTTCAGCTGCATGGCACCTACCAAATATACAGCGCTGTGCCTGGTGAACAATGGAGGGTTCTCTAGTACTTGTTGGTGCTGCTCGGTGGGGTCCCAGGAAATGGACCCTCACCTAAGTGATATTGATATTGTCAGTATATGCCATTGATTTTTAAAGacccaggaaacccctttaagggctcatgcacatggccatatgtatttagcaatctgcaaaaaatgcaacggaacagctggcccctaatagaacggtcctatccttgtccgtaatgtggacaataacaggacgttcagtttttttgcagaatggacatacagaatgcacatggagtaacttctgattttttggcggacccattgaaatgaatggttccacatacggtccacaAAGAAAACGGAACAGACTTGGAAAGAAAAATGCattcgtgtgcacgagccctatatttatttatttatttatttttatttttttcagtttgatcAAATGTATGCTTTAATGTGGTTGTTTGTCAGGtttgtacaatttaatatgtTTGGCATCTTGCCGTAACCCGTTTTACCCGAGTGATACCTGATCTCCCCCCTTCCGTTTGTATTGTGTCCTTAACAGAGTGCACAGTTGATGCCAAGCTAACCGGAGTAACCTTGCTGTTTAGCTGCTTGTTGCATGCGCACAGGAATGGACGCAGAGTTCCGTTTTCCTCTCCAGGACACAGGGGAAGCCTACTTAATATTATATACGTGTGATATGTCGTCCCATGAAATGATTAAGCTGTCTACATAAGTGTTACTGACTAAAACAAGTCTGTACTCAAATAGGATTTTTATATTCTGTACAAATAAATGACTAAGGGAAATTTGTGTTgcctttttgtgttttaatatgaTTCCCATTGTAGTAGGCCAATGATCAGATCACGCATTACCATAAGGAGCAGGTTCTGCATAGAGACACTACTCAAATGGAGGCAGAAATCAAATCATGAATAGAGGCCTATTTCAGAAATGGTCTCTGGGTTCATGTAATTCACGGTAAATGGGAATTTCTAGAGGCCCTTAGAAGAGCTACCAAACAGGTGACAGATCTGATGACCCATTGGGTGTCTACATAGAACTTCATTTGTCCTTCTCTATTTGTATTGCATTACTATTTTTCTGTATTCTGCCTACgttggattttttaaaattattaataAGGTGGTTGCCCGGCCAGAGAagtcatttatttaaaaaaagattaaaaaaaacgcttgttttttcttttaagaTTGTTACTGGcctgacaaccccctttaaaaaaCTATGTTCTAATTTTCTGTAATTTTATCCAACCTCTATAATGACCCTCTTCAACAATGCCTgggcacctcatatagattatacttaccccactccccgtCACCCGTGTCGCTCCGAATCTCTGCACTGCCGCCGCTGCATCTTCCTGTTGGGCGGATCGAAACATACAGggtgggggagcagccaatagcaagccGCGACGGGGACGAGCCCACGTAGCATTGACACTAGGAAGGCTTGTCACCGTcatagcctgctattggctgctcccccatcGCCAGACGTTTTGATCCTCGTGACTGGGAGATGCAGCGGGGCTGTGCAGGGAGCTGGAGCGATGCCGGTGACATGGAGCAGggcaagtataacctatatgaggtgccCAGGCGTTGGGTTCAATAACCCCTTTTTAAactactattttattttttatttttttgtcctagTTTCACCCTCCACTTCTATAGTGTGTTCATACTGCGCTTCAGTTTTGTTTTAACTTATATGTTAGCAAGTGCTTCCTACATATGTACCAAGGTGCCTATGGACTataatagcaaaaataaataaatacaatctaAAGAAAGTGTCCTTTTAGCCAGTATGGAAGTAGTGTTTTTATTGTTAAAGTCTAAGTAaaaattagggctgcacgataaatc
This sequence is a window from Bufo gargarizans isolate SCDJY-AF-19 chromosome 5, ASM1485885v1, whole genome shotgun sequence. Protein-coding genes within it:
- the SEH1L gene encoding nucleoporin SEH1 isoform X2, giving the protein MFVARSISADHRDLIHDVSFDFHGRRMATCSSDQSVKVWDKSENGDWHCTASWKTHSGSVWRVTWAHPEFGQVLASCSFDRTAAVWEEIVGESNDKPRGQSHWVKRTTLVDSRTSVTDVKFAPKHIGLMLATCSADGVVRIYEAPDVMNLSQWSLQHEISCKLSCSCISWNPSSSRAHSPTIAVGSDDSSPNIMGKVQIYEYNENTRKYVKAETFMTVTDPVHDIAFAPNLGRSFHILAVASKDVRIFTMKPLRKELTSSGGVTKFEIHTVAQFDNHNSQVWRVSWNITGTVLASSGDDGSVRLWKANYMDNWKCTGVLKGDGNPVTSNQQGFSGSSVGSTNQSLPNSVNGSSSSRVHS